One window of Quercus robur chromosome 12, dhQueRobu3.1, whole genome shotgun sequence genomic DNA carries:
- the LOC126709287 gene encoding glucan endo-1,3-beta-glucosidase 5 — translation MGLLKVVDFAGLLVAMLLLFTVLLMGSVSGIGVNWGTQATHPLPPAIVVKMLRDNGIQQVKLFDADSTTLNALKNSGIQVMVGIPNDMLYTLANSVQAAEKWVAKNVSAHISSNGVDIRYVAVGNEPFLTTYNGSFEAITLPALQNIQSALTKAGLSSQVKVTVPLNADVYESPNTLPSSGNFRANIQALMVQIVQFLNANGAPFTVNIYPFISLYDDPSFPPDYAFFNGYSSPINDNGRIYQDMFSANYDTLVWALQTNGYGNMSIIVGEIGWPTDGDINANLQNAQRFSQGFMSRYLAGQGTPMRSGPLDAYLFSLIDEDAKSIQPGNFERHWGMFYIDGTPKYQLSITANSNGLVAASNVPYLAQQWCVMSPSASLDDPQVGPTVSYACANADCTSLGYGTSCGSLDARGNISYAFNSYYQIQNQLASACQFSNLSVVTTTDPSTGDCKFRIMINVPTALQSTSSSVGSLKQPVGLLLFLSLLILSIL, via the exons ATGGGGTTGTTGAAAGTTGTGGACTTTGCTGGTCTTTTAGTTGCCATGTTGTTGTTATTTACTGTGCTTTTGATGGGTTCAGTGAGTGGAATTGGTGTTAACTGGGGGACACAGGCAACGCACCCTTTGCCGCCTGCAATTGTGGTGAAGATGCTAAGGGACAATGGGATTCAACAGGTTAAGCTTTTCGATGCTGATTCCACAACTTTGAATGCACTGAAAAATTCAGGGATTCAAGTCATGGTGGGTATTCCTAATGACATGCTTTATACTTTGGCTAATAGTGTTCAAGCAGCTGAGAAATGGGTTGCTAAGAATGTGTCAGCACATATCTCTTCCAATGGTGTAGACATCAG GTATGTTGCAGTTGGGAATGAACCATTCTTGACAACGTATAACGGAAGCTTTGAAGCGATTACTCTCCCCGCTCTTCAAAATATCCAGTCAGCACTTACAAAAGCCGGTTTGAGCAGTCAGGTTAAAGTCACTGTCCCCCTAAATGCTGATGTATACGAGAGTCCAAATACTTTGCCTTCTTCTGGTAACTTCCGTGCAAACATCCAGGCCCTCATGGTGCAAATTGTTCAGTTCTTGAATGCTAATGGAGCTCCTTTTACTGTCAACATCTACCCCTTTATCAGCCTTTATGATGACCCCAGTTTCCCCCCTGACTACGCCTTCTTTAATGGCTATTCATCTCCCATAAATGATAATGGAAGAATCTATCAGGACATGTTTAGCGCAAACTATGATACCCTTGTATGGGCCTTACAGACTAATGGCTATGGAAACATGTCCATAATTGTTGGAGAAATTGGGTGGCCTACTGATGGagatataaatgcaaacttACAGAATGCTCAGAGGTTCAGCCAAGGTTTCATGTCTCGCTATCTGGCAGGGCAGGGGACCCCAATGAGATCTGGTCCCTTGGATGCTTACTTATTCAGCCTTATAGATGAAGATGCCAAAAGTATTCAGCCAGGTAATTTTGAACGGCATTGGGGGATGTTTTACATTGATGGAACACCCAAATACCAGCTAAGCATTACAGCAAACTCGAACGGTTTGGTAGCAGCAAGTAATGTACCATATCTGGCTCAACAATGGTGTGTTATGTCACCCTCAGCTAGTCTTGATGATCCACAAGTCGGACCAACTGTCAGCTATGCTTGTGCAAATGCTGATTGCACTAGTCTTGGATATGGGACTTCATGTGGAAGTTTGGATGCTAGGGGGAATATCTCCTATGCATTTAACAGTTACTATCAGATACAAAATCAGCTTGCAAGTGCTTGTCAGTTCTCAAACCTTTCAGTTGTCACAACTACAGACCCATCAACTGGAGATTGCAAATTTAGGATCATGATCAATGTGCCTACAGCACTGCAGAGTACTAGTAGTAGTGTTGGATCACTTAAACAACCTGTTGGTTTATTgctgtttttatctttgttAATCCTTTCAATTCTGTGA
- the LOC126709078 gene encoding uncharacterized protein LOC126709078 isoform X2, protein MEKAPETGIEESSSPNTSQDDHKQWIEAQDDLKRRLVTEDDFSWKLSKEKEEEEEVLLRYVGGVDISFSKEDTSVACGTLVVLDIQSQDLQVVYHDYYLVTLTVPYVPGFLAFREVLMVDGNGILHPRGFGLACHLGVLADLPTIGIGKNLHHVDGLTYSGVRQLLENKENYTENFITLSGCSGKIWGVAMRSTKGSLKPIFISVGHRVSLDTAITIVKMTCKYRVPEPTRQADIRSREYLRKHQTGMSE, encoded by the exons ATGGAAAAAGCACCCGAAACTGGAATCGAGGAATCATCATCTCCAAACACATCGCAAGATGATCACAAGCAGTGGATCGAGGCTCAGGATGATCTAAAGAGAAGACTGGTAACAGAGGACGATTTCTCATGGAAATTATCGAAAgagaaggaggaggaagaggaagtgTTGTTGAGATATGTTGGTGGGGTCGACATAAGTTTCTCAAAGGAGGACACGTCAGTTGCTTGTGGGACCCTCGTGGTGTTGGACATTCAAAGTCAAGACCTTCAAGTTGTGTATCATGATTACTACCTTGTTACACTTACTGTTCCTTATGTTCCTGGCTTCCTTGCTTTCCGAGAG gtgTTAATGGTTGATGGAAACGGAATACTTCATCCTCGAG GTTTTGGCTTGGCTTGCCATCTAGGTGTTTTGGCTGACCTCCCTACAATTGGGATTGGAAAGAAT CTGCATCATGTGGATGGTCTTACTTATTCTGGAGTGAGACAACTactagaaaacaaagaaaattacactgaaaattttattactttgaGTGGATGCTCCGGGAAAATATGGGGAGTG gcAATGAGATCCACAAAGGGCTCCTTGAAGCCTATATTTATTTCTGTTGGTCATCGTGTATCACTTGATACTGCAATCACAATTGTTAAAATGACTTGCAAGTATCGCGTGCCAGAGCCTACCCGGCAG GCTGATATTAGGTCAAGAGAATACTTGCGTAAGCATCAAACGGGCATGTCAGAATGA
- the LOC126709078 gene encoding uncharacterized protein LOC126709078 isoform X1 produces the protein MEKAPETGIEESSSPNTSQDDHKQWIEAQDDLKRRLVTEDDFSWKLSKEKEEEEEVLLRYVGGVDISFSKEDTSVACGTLVVLDIQSQDLQVVYHDYYLVTLTVPYVPGFLAFREAPVLLELLERMKKNASPFYPQVLMVDGNGILHPRGFGLACHLGVLADLPTIGIGKNLHHVDGLTYSGVRQLLENKENYTENFITLSGCSGKIWGVAMRSTKGSLKPIFISVGHRVSLDTAITIVKMTCKYRVPEPTRQADIRSREYLRKHQTGMSE, from the exons ATGGAAAAAGCACCCGAAACTGGAATCGAGGAATCATCATCTCCAAACACATCGCAAGATGATCACAAGCAGTGGATCGAGGCTCAGGATGATCTAAAGAGAAGACTGGTAACAGAGGACGATTTCTCATGGAAATTATCGAAAgagaaggaggaggaagaggaagtgTTGTTGAGATATGTTGGTGGGGTCGACATAAGTTTCTCAAAGGAGGACACGTCAGTTGCTTGTGGGACCCTCGTGGTGTTGGACATTCAAAGTCAAGACCTTCAAGTTGTGTATCATGATTACTACCTTGTTACACTTACTGTTCCTTATGTTCCTGGCTTCCTTGCTTTCCGAGAG gcGCCAGTTCTTCTAGAGCTTTTggagagaatgaaaaagaatgCAAGTCCATTTTATCCACAG gtgTTAATGGTTGATGGAAACGGAATACTTCATCCTCGAG GTTTTGGCTTGGCTTGCCATCTAGGTGTTTTGGCTGACCTCCCTACAATTGGGATTGGAAAGAAT CTGCATCATGTGGATGGTCTTACTTATTCTGGAGTGAGACAACTactagaaaacaaagaaaattacactgaaaattttattactttgaGTGGATGCTCCGGGAAAATATGGGGAGTG gcAATGAGATCCACAAAGGGCTCCTTGAAGCCTATATTTATTTCTGTTGGTCATCGTGTATCACTTGATACTGCAATCACAATTGTTAAAATGACTTGCAAGTATCGCGTGCCAGAGCCTACCCGGCAG GCTGATATTAGGTCAAGAGAATACTTGCGTAAGCATCAAACGGGCATGTCAGAATGA
- the LOC126709078 gene encoding uncharacterized protein LOC126709078 isoform X4, with protein sequence MEKAPETGIEESSSPNTSQDDHKQWIEAQDDLKRRLVTEDDFSWKLSKEKEEEEEVLLRYVGGVDISFSKEDTSVACGTLVVLDIQSQDLQVVYHDYYLVTLTVPYVPGFLAFREAPVLLELLERMKKNASPFYPQVLMVDGNGILHPRGFGLACHLGVLADLPTIGIGKNLHHVDGLTYSGVRQLLENKENYTENFITLSGCSGKIWGVADIRSREYLRKHQTGMSE encoded by the exons ATGGAAAAAGCACCCGAAACTGGAATCGAGGAATCATCATCTCCAAACACATCGCAAGATGATCACAAGCAGTGGATCGAGGCTCAGGATGATCTAAAGAGAAGACTGGTAACAGAGGACGATTTCTCATGGAAATTATCGAAAgagaaggaggaggaagaggaagtgTTGTTGAGATATGTTGGTGGGGTCGACATAAGTTTCTCAAAGGAGGACACGTCAGTTGCTTGTGGGACCCTCGTGGTGTTGGACATTCAAAGTCAAGACCTTCAAGTTGTGTATCATGATTACTACCTTGTTACACTTACTGTTCCTTATGTTCCTGGCTTCCTTGCTTTCCGAGAG gcGCCAGTTCTTCTAGAGCTTTTggagagaatgaaaaagaatgCAAGTCCATTTTATCCACAG gtgTTAATGGTTGATGGAAACGGAATACTTCATCCTCGAG GTTTTGGCTTGGCTTGCCATCTAGGTGTTTTGGCTGACCTCCCTACAATTGGGATTGGAAAGAAT CTGCATCATGTGGATGGTCTTACTTATTCTGGAGTGAGACAACTactagaaaacaaagaaaattacactgaaaattttattactttgaGTGGATGCTCCGGGAAAATATGGGGAGTG GCTGATATTAGGTCAAGAGAATACTTGCGTAAGCATCAAACGGGCATGTCAGAATGA
- the LOC126709078 gene encoding uncharacterized protein LOC126709078 isoform X3: MEKAPETGIEESSSPNTSQDDHKQWIEAQDDLKRRLVTEDDFSWKLSKEKEEEEEVLLRYVGGVDISFSKEDTSVACGTLVVLDIQSQDLQVVYHDYYLVTLTVPYVPGFLAFREAPVLLELLERMKKNASPFYPQVLMVDGNGILHPRGFGLACHLGVLADLPTIGIGKNAMRSTKGSLKPIFISVGHRVSLDTAITIVKMTCKYRVPEPTRQADIRSREYLRKHQTGMSE, translated from the exons ATGGAAAAAGCACCCGAAACTGGAATCGAGGAATCATCATCTCCAAACACATCGCAAGATGATCACAAGCAGTGGATCGAGGCTCAGGATGATCTAAAGAGAAGACTGGTAACAGAGGACGATTTCTCATGGAAATTATCGAAAgagaaggaggaggaagaggaagtgTTGTTGAGATATGTTGGTGGGGTCGACATAAGTTTCTCAAAGGAGGACACGTCAGTTGCTTGTGGGACCCTCGTGGTGTTGGACATTCAAAGTCAAGACCTTCAAGTTGTGTATCATGATTACTACCTTGTTACACTTACTGTTCCTTATGTTCCTGGCTTCCTTGCTTTCCGAGAG gcGCCAGTTCTTCTAGAGCTTTTggagagaatgaaaaagaatgCAAGTCCATTTTATCCACAG gtgTTAATGGTTGATGGAAACGGAATACTTCATCCTCGAG GTTTTGGCTTGGCTTGCCATCTAGGTGTTTTGGCTGACCTCCCTACAATTGGGATTGGAAAGAAT gcAATGAGATCCACAAAGGGCTCCTTGAAGCCTATATTTATTTCTGTTGGTCATCGTGTATCACTTGATACTGCAATCACAATTGTTAAAATGACTTGCAAGTATCGCGTGCCAGAGCCTACCCGGCAG GCTGATATTAGGTCAAGAGAATACTTGCGTAAGCATCAAACGGGCATGTCAGAATGA